The bacterium genome window below encodes:
- a CDS encoding DNRLRE domain-containing protein, whose product MFYGVAHYKFNVKTLVQVWVSGTYPDYGFKVIKGTEGPGTYPYVCSSDHATADYRPKLTVDYTPSAIAPTSFGKVKALFK is encoded by the coding sequence ATGTTTTACGGCGTGGCCCATTACAAGTTTAACGTCAAGACGCTGGTCCAGGTTTGGGTAAGCGGTACATATCCGGACTACGGCTTTAAGGTTATAAAAGGCACCGAGGGGCCCGGTACATACCCGTACGTCTGCTCGAGCGACCACGCCACCGCGGACTACCGGCCCAAGCTCACGGTGGACTACACGCCTTCGGCAATCGCGCCCACGTCCTTCGGC